The Fundulus heteroclitus isolate FHET01 unplaced genomic scaffold, MU-UCD_Fhet_4.1 scaffold_764, whole genome shotgun sequence sequence CGGAAAGAGCACTTAGAGAAAACCTTTTCCACACATGATCGGAGTAAGTCTGCCTAACTTACTTCCACTTTCACAGACAACTCCAACATCCTCTTTATGGGTGCAGTCGGTTTTACCCCATCCATCGAACCGGCAAGACACAAGCTGTTCCTCTTTCCccttacacacaatgtcgtcGAGCCAAATGGGACCATTTGCTAGAAGGAGACCAACAAAAAATTACAAGCAATAAATATGTCGGATCTTCTAGCAGCAACATGCACACCTAGATTCAAATGTTGCTCTGAAATCACAACCCTCCACTGATGGAAGTCCTCTGACTGCCATCTGGTGGAGGAGAAACGGAAGCAAAGGGCACCTGGTCCATAGTCCTTCCCAATGACAACGGATTTGGCTCCGGGGAAGTTGAGCTGACGGCAAACCACCTGGGCCTGAGTCATGTCCCAGTTGTCGTCACACACCGTTCCCCATTGCCCATCGTGGTAGACTTCAACACGGCCCTCTGAGGGCCTGTCAGAGCCATGCAGCCTCACGTCGCCTTCCCTTGGCTCAGGGTTTCTCactaaaagcaaaagaaaaaaaaagggggccaAGGACAGAACAGCCTTAAACAAACGTCCACGCAATCCAAAGTTCATCTTCTGCACACAACATGATAACCGCAAGCATGAGCATGCTACATGCATGAGTAAAACTTATATGCAGCATATTTACACAGATAAGCCTTAAATGCATCAACTTATTTTGCATGACAGCCAATAATCTGTTTTTCCCCCAGATGAGAAGCCACTGGGACAACTTACTAAAAAAGTCGAGCCTGTACGCTCCTCCAGAGCCatacaggagaggaaggatgaAAGCAACAAGTAGATTTTGATGTGGGAACATGTCCAAGTTCTGGTgtagaaaaaagagaaatacgAAAAATGTACTTTCTGGGATTTAAATCATGTAAGCATACTCCCccctaaaaaaatatacatatgtatTTAAAAGCTAAACATTTGTATATCATGTCATTGTCTCTAAAAAAGGTACTGACCTTGCCGTCTCTTGAGTCTCCGCCGAATTTCTTCCTCAGGTCTGCAACTCAAACCTCCCTCCAGCCAAACACAAGAGtgaaagagaagggggggaATGTCGAATATATTCTGTCGCTGCGCTCCACTACTCCCACCAATTTACCCAAGTTTCATTTTGCAGGAAAGCGGAACAAACAGAACCATTGCACAACTTCTCATGGACCCGAAGGTTGTGTAACGAAAGTCGGTTTATTCTTTAACACGTATCGCTTGATACGTCCGGTTCTCACCTGCAGCATTTGCAGTAAAAAGACAAGAGACGGAGAATATGAATCAATATTTTACTGTGAGGCGCCCTCCCgctccataaaaaaaaagaaaaaaaaaagaaagaatccGGTACAGCAGAATTCCAGTTTTATAAAAACATCCATCAGATGATGTTGAGGACAATGTGTCAAGAGTGTTTACATCAGAGCAAAGGAGAGAAAATAATAACGTTCAGAGTGTACAACATGTGCATGAATCTGCATCacttactgaaaaaaaaataaaaatagtaacTCACAGTTTCATAAACCAATTCTATGCGTACATTCATTACAAGAAAGGCTACAGTACTGTCAAAAGCCACATTTCACCTTCCAGAACACAAGCTGACAGTGCTTGAATGGTCTTACGCAACCTCCGAACCCACAAGACGACCAGATTTTGCAGACTAAGTGTCTGTCTGCTGTGAAGACCGGCTGTAAGGCCTTGAACTGATGGGTTCCCAGGAAGCAGCAAGTGAGGTGCATCCAACAGTCACTGGATTGTAAACGAAACTGAACCACAGTGCAGTGGCCTGAAGAAGAAGGATCTCCATCTTTGAGCCTTCTATATGAACTCTATACCTTCATATTTCACATCCCCGATCTTAGACTCGGGTAAGAGGATGCGTCCGTCGAGAGTGAAGGCCGTGATGTACGTCGCAATCTTTCCCGCGTCTTCCTCCGACTTGAGGGCCAGGATGATCTGGTCATCCGTGTTGGGGATGAACTTGAACGAGGAGAAGCCGTGAGTGGGGAGGAGCGGCCCCGCCTGGGTCACTTTGATGTCCTTGAAATCCGCCGAGCAGCTCAGGACGAGGTTGGTGCCGCGGCGCTCGTCCGCCGTCTCCTCGTAGCGCTCTTTGCTGGCGCGGCGAGGGAGGAAGAACCAGCGCTGCAGGGTGTCGCTCCAGGCGGCCGACTCGTGTATAAAATACCCTGCGGAGATGAGCGACGAGTTAAAAGAGTAGGCCAGAGAGGGGAAGAAACAAGTTAAAGCCACGCTAAGTGATTCTGGAGTGGTGCTCCCCCTGCAGGACCTTTTGAAAATAGCTCTGTCGTAAATGCCCACTCCCCTCCGTGTGACAAAGCTTTCTTTTCAATCAAAACAGGAGATAGAAAAATTATGAAGTCAGGAATGACCGTTAAAGGTGTGTGGGTggctttgacatttttttttatttagccctTAAAAAGGACAGTTAAATCATTCATCCTTCGTCCTCCTCTCTTGCTCCAGAACTAGACCGACAAGCCGTAAAGCTGTCCGCCTAACCGCGAGAATGAAAACATAGCCGCAAGACCGCCTCCGGGTCGGAGGCATGGAAAGTTGCAAGTGTGGTTTTTGGGCCAGAGACACTAGGGGGAGATGACAGACCCCTCAATCATCTCCTAAACTCTTGGATTACCATCACAGGTACTTaaaagaggatatattatggtaaaaatgttacttagtaGAAATTTAGTAGACATCTTCCTCACCTGGTGGGTCAATTCCCGCTGCTAACTTCATGGATTTGTACCTGGGAACCCAGTTCTCATGCTGCACGTCCCCCCTGAAGCCCACCACTTTCACCCACTCTGGGTTGTTGTTGACAAACACGCCCTCTGTGGTCGTCCACTCCTTCCCCAGCCCCCCAACGTACAGGTGTTCGTCCTTTACTGCCAGCCACTCAGCCTTAAAACCTGCCAGgaggaagcaaaacattttattagatgAGTACTGGAAGAAAAAGGTCACTCTCCACCACAAATCCTTCAGCAAACTACGCTTGACCACATTTTGTCGCATTTGTCAACAACCTTCTGGCATATTTCCAGATGGATATTTGGATAATTGTCTAAGTAAAATTGTTCCAGGACATTTAGAAATTGCTTGGTTTCCTACCAAGGAACCAGCTTTTAAACATTGCCCACAAATATTGAACAGGGTTGAGGTCCTGGGTGATTCCAGAAACATAACGTTGGCCTTCAAAATCCATCTCAGAACCAGTCTTTTAGTGTTTGGGATCAATTTCCTGTTGGAACCCCCAGTTGTGTCCAAGTTTCAACCTGCTAGTAGCTGATTTGAGAGGAAGTTGACACTGTCCTCCTAAACAGTCCCGAAGGATTAGTGCTCCTTGGTTTTAAAACCTCACCTTgaattcttcaaaaacacacTCGCTGTTGTGACAAAACCGCTTGATCTATGTCTCAACTGCCCTCAAACATATTCTTAGAAAGTATTTGGATTCTTCATGTGGACGGCTGCAAATTTCTAGTCAAATTTGAATGTGTCAATTTTAGGGTAGGTCAACACCCAGTCAGTCCAGGGGAATAATAAACTGGCTTCATTGTGGGCAGTGAGCTTCGTGTCAGGCTTGAAGCCTGGGTAGATCCTGGGGTTTTCTGATCATGAATCATTTCCTTTCATCTGAGGGTGACGGTTTGTGTCATCTGGCTGATACTCGGGTAAAATAAGACTGTGATCCTAAACAGAtgtcaaaactgttttttttgggggggatggACAAACTCAACTCCCAGAAAGACTTTCCCAAAGCCACAACTTAAACCCATTAACAATGCGTGGACTCTGGTTAAAGGTTGAAACTTTCCCGGGAACCATCCAATGTCAAAGAAGTCCTTAAAATTCTGCCAATATTCTTTCTAACGACTAAGAACCCACATGGTTGGCGTACAACTACTGTAGCTAAGGAACATGTAACCATATATATTGAGGGTAAGGGTGTTGGTTTATCATGTACCTTGAATTCAGAATTATGACTCTGTGTGAATACGAGAAAACAACAGCAAATTCAAAACGTGTGCAGCTCCTGCTGGTGAAATTGAAGATTTTCTGCTGTGGGATAATGTCTCTGGCAAAGAGAATGGTTGAAATGCATCCTTTCAAGGCCTAAAATGTATTGTCGTTCATCCCCAGCATCACTGTATCTAACCGTTTCTCTGCAACTCAAGTGTCAGGTTAACAAAGTGTTCCCCACCAAGGAACACTTTGTTAACCTGTAAAGTGGTCCTTACCAGGTATTGAAAGTCtggagaaataataataaagactaCTTTAAAAGGTGAGCACAAAATGCTAGCCCTCAGAGGTGCCAACTAAAGAAATTAGGGTATAGTTTAAAACCTTATTAAAAAAGGTACTGCATGATAAAAAGTCTACCCTTATACCTTTGGCAACACTCCCATCTCCATCGGGCAAGATAACCCAGGGCACAGCCTTGTCTCCGTCTATATTGTAGATGACGCCCGTTCTGTCGTCCACGGAGTAGAGCTTCCCGTTGAACACCACCAAGTCAGACAGCTCCATGCCCCTCCCCTTTTCTGACAGGTGGCTCTCCAACAACACCTTGTCCGCGTCCCATTCAACCGCCACCTTATCCCCACTCTGCGACACCAGCAGGTACCCCCTCCGCATGTAGCTGAACCACGTCATCTTCTTCTCGCTGAGAGAGTTCGTGTCCAGGTCCGCGATGACCCCGATGCGGTAGCGCATCCCCTGCGGGGTGCGCTCGGGCGGCGTTAGAGGGTAGGTGTCGTTGTACTGCGAATCGCTGTCCCTGGCCGTGCCGCCGCGACAGGCTCTCCAGGCCTGCGAGCTGTACGAGCGGCCCGAGCCGAAGTGCATGaagaccagcagaaccagggccAGGGAGACGGCCACGGCCACGATGGGCCTCCACTTGAGGCGAAACCGGGGGTCGGTGGGGTTGGCCATGGAAGCCAGCATGGGAAGGCCTCCTACGGAGATACGCAGAGGGCTCATAGGCTCATTCTGCTCCAGTCGGGTGTAGCCTGGAGAGGCAGGCATGGAGGACGGAGGCCTGGAGTGACCTGTGCAAAGAGACAGATCGCAATTCAGTCAACGAACTGGTACCATCAGTAAGATGTAAGACGACATGTACAGGCGTTTCTCAACAACGTAAACCACAGATTTATTGCACACagacaaatatatttaaagaaGGCATCTCTCATAACTGTGATAAATATGGATTACAGCTTTTAAaccccaaaattcagttttgtttcaaaAAATTAGATAATTCTTTAAAACAGAACTGAATTCTGGGGTTTAAAAGCTGTAAtccatattttatatatatatatatatat is a genomic window containing:
- the cant1a gene encoding soluble calcium-activated nucleotidase 1 isoform X2, with amino-acid sequence MPASPGYTRLEQNEPMSPLRISVGGLPMLASMANPTDPRFRLKWRPIVAVAVSLALVLLVFMHFGSGRSYSSQAWRACRGGTARDSDSQYNDTYPLTPPERTPQGMRYRIGVIADLDTNSLSEKKMTWFSYMRRGYLLVSQSGDKVAVEWDADKVLLESHLSEKGRGMELSDLVVFNGKLYSVDDRTGVIYNIDGDKAVPWVILPDGDGSVAKGFKAEWLAVKDEHLYVGGLGKEWTTTEGVFVNNNPEWVKVVGFRGDVQHENWVPRYKSMKLAAGIDPPGYFIHESAAWSDTLQRWFFLPRRASKERYEETADERRGTNLVLSCSADFKDIKVTQAGPLLPTHGFSSFKFIPNTDDQIILALKSEEDAGKIATYITAFTLDGRILLPESKIGDVKYEGIEFI
- the cant1a gene encoding soluble calcium-activated nucleotidase 1 isoform X1; translated protein: MTQVKSSGGRRRRGHSRPPSSMPASPGYTRLEQNEPMSPLRISVGGLPMLASMANPTDPRFRLKWRPIVAVAVSLALVLLVFMHFGSGRSYSSQAWRACRGGTARDSDSQYNDTYPLTPPERTPQGMRYRIGVIADLDTNSLSEKKMTWFSYMRRGYLLVSQSGDKVAVEWDADKVLLESHLSEKGRGMELSDLVVFNGKLYSVDDRTGVIYNIDGDKAVPWVILPDGDGSVAKGFKAEWLAVKDEHLYVGGLGKEWTTTEGVFVNNNPEWVKVVGFRGDVQHENWVPRYKSMKLAAGIDPPGYFIHESAAWSDTLQRWFFLPRRASKERYEETADERRGTNLVLSCSADFKDIKVTQAGPLLPTHGFSSFKFIPNTDDQIILALKSEEDAGKIATYITAFTLDGRILLPESKIGDVKYEGIEFI